The DNA segment CCGTCGCTAAAAGGGGGAAGAAGGCTATGGtcctgtttgtttttatccatgtcgcatgtgtgtgtgtgtgttgaagtgTAGCTGCTTGTTTCCGGTCACAACAGTGTGGGTGTGCGTGACCCGGTACATGAAATCAACCGCCCAGAGGTTggcatttatttttgtttatcttttttttcttctatcacATATTCCTTTCCCAATGCCGCTCGGAAAACGGTAGTTTTTCGTCGGTAGTTAATTTTTGTTACGACCGTGAAGGTgaaaagtttgttttgttgtttcccgGCGAAGGAATGGCGCGGTTGTTGCTATCAAAGCCGATTCCTGTTTTAATGGCCCAACGGCACGTTCCTTCTTTGGCGCGCAAGGGTGGGGCTTCTAAAATTCCTCACACACTGCTGGGAAAATGCTTGTGAGTGAAAGACCTTAGAGCTCTAGGGAGGGGGAAAACATCATCCTTTTGCCCTTTTATGGTGTTACGTTTGTTGAAGGTggtgcgagcgagagagagagcgcgatgCAGAGAGTGCTAGAAAGGACGAAGCGCGATGGCTGTGGAGACAGATAAAAGCGCAGTCAGGCGCGCGCGTCCCCTTTTTAACCACGTCGGACGCGGTCCCATGGCATCACCTCAGGTTGTTTACACCCTCAAACAGTGCGCAGTGTGAAGCCGCCCTCCCACCCATTGATTATGGAATTATACTACCTCCACCATCCTTCGCCTGGAACGATCCTGGTTGATCaaactttttaattaaacaaacttGTTTAAGTGCAATGAAGACAAACAGGACATCCACGGAAGACCAAACGTTTGCAGAAGTTTAATCTAtaaagagacaaaaaaactaaaaatatataaatagcTCATGCCAGAAGTTCACCACCAGAAGAGGACATGCCTAACTCTCCAACACTGCAAAGATCGAATAAATTCAATCATTTGCAGTAACGCGCAGTCCAAAACTTACCGGTTGCAAGGACACACCTAATGGCAAATACGCCCTTTCTTTGTCCTTTTTGCCTCCGTGGGTGGTGGCACCGGAACTAGagatgggtgtgtgtatgtgtgtgtgggcgtgcgtcgtgtgtgtgtatttgaacGCGGAAGCCGCGTGCGTCGTGTGTCTTTTCCTTTCCCGGGCCAATGCCCTCCTCGGCCGCTGCTGCCGGCCGTCGTCTCCTCCCCCACGGCATGGCAAGGGGCTGTGGTCCATTGTCCTTTTTTGCGCGCTCACcagagacacagagagaaggagagagcgTGTCCGAGCAGTAGCAAGGAGAGTGCGAGAGAATCGTGTTCACACTATCCACACACAGGACACTACTACATCAGGGAGCGAGCGACCTTGCAAAACTGCATCTCCGAGGCTTTTAATAGTTGCGCTTCAAAAAAAGGGCATCCGAGAAAACGCCTGAACAGTCCTTCGAGAAAGTGTCCTTTTAAGGGTAGACGCaagggaaaattaaattactcaAATGGCATCGTGCTGAAGGTGGTAGTGGTGGCCATTTTGCTCTCTTATCCTTATCTGATATCAGTGAATGCCTCTTCTCCCGCTTGAGAGGGCATCATCTGCAATAATCCTTGCTCGGAAAGcgtttctctgtgtgtgcgtgtgtgtagcgTCCCTCTCCTATTTTGCCAATAAATGCCGGTGACGCGCCTAGACAAACCGCCTCGAGCGCATATCCGGCAAAGGAGGGACACGCCGCTGCTCGTGTGTTAGTTCCCCTTCCTTCCCTCGTCCCGCATTAAGCAAGGGACGCGAACAATTGTGTATCGAGAGAGTatggcagtagcagcagcagccaccgtCGTCCCCGTGTGTCTTTGATTATtcaccccacacacacgcgccggCGAGGTGCGTGCGTtacgctgctgttgcttcctTTTTAGGGTGaaaatacacagacacaccggGAGTATGTGTGACCCATTTGTCTTGCTGTTAGAAATGCAGGgagtgagagagggagatagaCGCGCAGCAACAAATAACGCAAATGGAAAAAGGGACACGCTTTAGCGGCGGCAGCGCAACAGAGCCGCGTCACTTGAGTGTAAatatacctttttttttggtgttctCGATTCTTGTTCAATAACCGGAACCATTTCCCGCGGCCCTGTCTCAGACAGGAGGGCActaagaagagagagagagaaagagagcacactcccgagagaaagagagaagatgAAAACTCTTGGACGGGAAAAACTCGGCACTGCTCCCAACACGCCAAGCATTTTCACCGCCTGCTTGACTgactgtgtgcgcgcgcgagagcgCGTCCTTTTCCCTGCGCGCTGTCTCTGTATGCGTTAATGATAGCAACAGCAttttgcgcgcgtgtgtgtgtgtgtagtgtgtcTTCCTTCCCGTACTGTCGTAGACACTTTCTCAATCATTTGTTCTCTTTTCTACAaaattatacacacacacatacatttcgggagcgaaagagagagagagagagcattaGCAGAGACGAGGACGCAAAGTTTgatacgcttttttttttggctggctggctggctgcgtgcgtgtgtctCTGCGCGCTTCCTTCACCGGGACGGACGACGGATTATTTGAAGTTAGTCGGGACCAGGACCAAAGCCAAGAGTCTGTCTTTCCCGTGTCCTTAGTGCGGCAGGATATACATCCGGTTGGTTCGCTGTGAGGCGTGTTGTGTCCTTCGACGACAGCCAAAGTAGCGAGACACGACCCCTCACCCCCTCcccaacgtgtgtgtgtgtgtttgtccacGAATCCGTGCGCGCTCTCCCACCTTCCCTAACGTGCTAGTGTGTTATTGTAGCAACAAAATagcatttttaaacaaacaaacaaaccaacagaCAGTAGAAATTGACAAAATTGTCGATcgttcggggttttttttttgtgaagttTCGTtttcgcgcgcgcgttttgctattttttgtgtttgtgtagggTTTGTGTCCTCCCTGGGGGGAGAGTATAGTTTCAGTGCGGCGTGTGGTCATTTCTAAATTTATCCATTAAATGTTccattttggaaagaaaattcCAAATCAAAAATGTAGTGTAAAAGAAGCGTCTAATTGCTTCTAAAGTCGTTGGAGGGAATGAAAACGCACTCTTCCCTTAAAACGTAGTGTTCCACAAAGAGAAGCCATTTTAGCAAATTATCCCTAAAATCATATCAAGAGCGATCACAGCGCACACTACCGACCGCGGATCACATTAGAGAAGATCGCAGCAAGTTGACCAAATGCCTCCTTTTTGTGGGTGCAAAAATTTGCTTCCAAGCGTTTTGCGCCCCACGGAGGGGGAGCGGAGGGGAGAGCTTGCTAAAATATCCTTCTTTTCGTTCAAAAAAGGGTGCGGCGATTCTCTGTGCTCACGCGGTGTATGtggtgtgcgtgcgcgcgcgtgctgTGTGTTTCATCGAAAAGGGGCGCCCTACTGCCGAAGCGGGCCTTTTTGCCGGCCCCTCCCCCGtcctgtgtgcttgtgtgtgtgccgacCGCCTGCAGAAGGAAGGGACTGTTGAATATTGCCCCTGTACGGTGCATCCGCTGCACGGGCGCGAAACAAggatagcaaaaacaaatacaacatttcAAACGGGGGTAGGAAGACTAAAGGGCGGTTGCCGCGCGAGAGAGGAAGGTCACACACAGTACGCCAAACGTTTAGTTGATAGAGAGCTTTTTTAGTTTTGGGAGGATAGCACACATTCTCACTCGCTTCTTGGGTGTTATCATCAGACTTATCATCGGTCGAGCTGTGATAAGTTGATGACCACCGACCATCCTGAATCCTTGACTAACGTCGTGTCCGTTGTTGGATTCGCCATATAGCAGCATCAGCACACCACCAACAGAGCCAAAGACAACACTCGCAACGAGATACGTTTTATTGTACCAAAAAGCCTAGCAGCGAAtagagtgtgtgcgtgtgtgtgtgcagacaCAGGCCAAGTGATTTTTACTAAACCAAAAAGACTCAATCCGTTTTTTTTGAGAGAGATTGCATTTTACTGCATTTACCTAGTGAATAAGCGAGAGCAATAAGAAGCGTGTGGACGTTGGGCGTGTTCGTTTTTAAGAAGACAGATTGCCCAagccaccactaccaccaccaccccctaGTGTGTTCACTACTTATTAGTGTGTACTCTGTTCTCGGAAACTGGGCGATCCAGGTTCCCCCTCCCCGGACAGAAGGAACACTACATTCCTTTTTTAGTGCGTAGAGAGAAACTagtgtgagagagacagagaaagagagagcgaagaCCAAGAAAGCAGGAGCGGTGGCGAAGATCCGGAACATTTCCGGTGCATGGGCAAAGTTAGAGCAAACGCTAAGAACCACTAGTTCCagcagctggtggtggttggttgcCCAAACTGTCAGAAGGGACCAATATCCGACACACTACCACGCGACAAGAAGTAACATCCAAAGCCAGCGGACCAGCGAACTACAACAACGACCCTCCctccacaccaccacacatactaccacacagcagcagcagcagcaaccacaacTGCACAGCAAAATGGGTGGATGCGCCTCGAAGGACAAGAAGGACAGTAAGGTGGTAGAGAATGAGACGGCGGCCGGAACGGGCGGCGGAACCGATGCCGAGGCGGCCAACGGTGGCGAAGGGTGTGTATCAAACTCGATGGTATTTTTGTCGAGGTAAGTGGTGTGCGGCGGGACGGCCACCGGCACcgtttagtttttttctgttgcgaCAACGCGCGGGAAGAGCAGAGCACACGAGTGTGAAACACGGATGGGAAGGATCTCCCGAGGGACATCCAGGATGTggatttgtatgtgtgcgttttgaGGGCTTTCTATGACTGGAGGGGTTTATCAAACTACTAAACACACAGACGACACATTAATTTGTGCtggagaaggggggggggggggatttgtGTGCGAAATTGATGAACAATActcgcgtgagtgtgtgtgataatCGAGCAGAATAGCAGACTCGAGTGCTTCGAGTCCATTGTGTGGAGATTCATCAGACTATACTTTGCCCACGGGGACGGCACTTGTCACACGTGCTTTGTTTGTTGAGTTGGGATCGAATTAAAAGGCGGGAACAGAAGTGACACTTTGCGAAATGGGGAATGCAGCAAAGGGGGAAACCCTTTCAACTTGTTCCTTTACCAGAAATGGGGGTCATGAAGTCTCGGAAAGAAAGGGAATTGATTGCAGGACCAACTGCAGATTTATCACTTCTTCAAGCTTGAAGATCCTTGATCCAGAGATCTCATTTATCAAACATTTTAAACTCACATCATACATTCATCAAACTAACCTATATTTTACCTATAAGATGAACAAACCAGTACTATTTAAACTTGCCATCGGAAAATCAAATCCTACTGCCGCGCTCTTTACCCTTACTCGGTCAAAAATATCTTACTGTATCCTGAATGTCACACATAATCTGTGACCGAATGTCTAACACGCCCTAAACTCAACGGCTAAATGGCAACTCTTCTCTTCCTTGCAGAAACAAATCAGACACCATGGTTGACGCAGCTGTTATGGAAAAGATGGAGGCTGGCTTCGCCAAGCTGGCTGCCTCGGACTCCAAGTCCCTGCTGAAGAAGTACTTGACCAAGGAAGTCTTCGACGCTCTGAAGAACAAGAAGACCTCCTTCGGCTCGACTCTGCTGGACTGCGTCCAGTCTGGTAAGTGTCCTCGCACCCCACCAGCCCAAAACACCTCCACACCACCCCCCGGTCGAAATGGCTTTGCTAATTGGGGTACTCACCACCAAACATTGCAGGTTTCGAGAACCCAGACTCTGGCGTCGGCATCTACGCCCCGGACGCTGAGGCGTACTCCCTGTTCGCTGATTTGTTCGACCCGATCATCGAGGACTACCACAAGGGCTTCAAGAAGACCGACAAGCACCCGGCCAGTGACTTCGGTGATGTGAACGCCTTCGGCAACGTCGACCCGACCGGCGAGTTCGTCGTGTCGACCCGCGTCCGTTGCGGTCGCTCGATGGAGGGCTACCCGTTCAACCCCTGCCTGACCGAGGCCCAGTACAAGGAGATGGAGGGCAAGGTGTCGACCACGCTGTCCGGGCTGGAGGGTGAGCTGAAGGGCAAGTTCTACCCGCTGACCGGCATGGACAAGgccgtccagcagcagctgatcgACGATCACTTCCTGTTCAAGGAGGGCGACCGTTTCCTGCAGGCCGCGAACGCGTGCCGCTACTGGCCGTCCGGTCGCGGTATCTACCACAACGACAACAAGACCTTCCTGGTCTGGTGCAACGAGGAGGACCATCTGCGCATCATCTCGATGCAGATGGGTGGCGATCTCGGCCAGGTCTACCGCCGTCTGGTGACCGCCGTCAACGACATCGAGAAGCGCATCCCGTTCTCGCACCACGACCGTCTCGGCTTCCTGACCTTCTGCCCGACCAACCTTGGCACCACCATCCGCGCCTCGGTCCACATCAAGGTGCCGAAGCTGGCCAAGGACTACGCGAAGCTGGAGGCGACCGCCGACAAGTACAACCTGCAGGTGCGCGGTACCCGCGGTGAGCACTCCGAGGCCGAGGGCGGCATCTACGACATCTCCAACAAGCGCCGCATGGGACTGACCGAGTTCCAGGCCGTCAAGGAGATGTACGATGGCATTTCGGAGATCATCAAGATCGAGAAGTCGCTGTAAGTTGTGGAGGAATGGAGGATGAGGTGCTGATGATTGCTGCTTCAGCACTTACACCACTTCGCTTTTCCCAAACcgacacaagcacacacaacaccgaTTGATGATGATAgaccccccttccccctcaaACCCTCGTCTGATGGTGATATGGATGGATTGGATGGATATGTGATTCCAACCGCTACTGAACTCAATACCCACTGAacaaaccaacacaccaaCCCGCCCGCTCCCGCCGCCCCGTTTACCGAGCATATTCTATCGCTCGTTCGCGAATTCGTTTCTCTTCCCACCCGGCGAACGGAACTGTGCACTGTGTGCTTCCACGCCGGCTCTTGATGCGTGATCGCAGCATCACGCGTCAAGAACCACGCAAGACACGGAAGCGCAGCACAGTTTGCAGCAACGGGAGGAACAACTACGGTGCTGCGTCCTTGCACCAAGTGgaaggacacacgcacacatacacacccatcATCGTACATCCATGTGGGGTGGTGGGGAAATGGGGAGGGAAGCCACGCGCGCACACCTTATCCACCAACCACATTCCTTGCACACTTTTTATGTGGATCGGAGAGAGGTGTGTGACGTAGAATGCCGCCGCCCCCAGCACACCCAGCACACACCCGCATCGGAGCGCacggatgatgatgagcaaCGTATTTATAGCGAAGGACATGGggcggaaaaaaaacacgcaaactaACAAACAGCTGGCTGTTGCAAAGGGGGACCGGTgatccaacaacaacaacaaaacactctCTGTGGGGAGCGGAAAGAGCGGGGTGTGTgtaacacaacaacagcaaacgcgCTCTCGCACAGCCAAGTTAATATAAAATCAACCAGC comes from the Anopheles coluzzii chromosome 2, AcolN3, whole genome shotgun sequence genome and includes:
- the LOC120952971 gene encoding arginine kinase isoform X1, which encodes MGGCASKDKKDSKVVENETAAGTGGGTDAEAANGGEGCVSNSMVFLSRNKSDTMVDAAVMEKMEAGFAKLAASDSKSLLKKYLTKEVFDALKNKKTSFGSTLLDCVQSGFENPDSGVGIYAPDAEAYSLFADLFDPIIEDYHKGFKKTDKHPASDFGDVNAFGNVDPTGEFVVSTRVRCGRSMEGYPFNPCLTEAQYKEMEGKVSTTLSGLEGELKGKFYPLTGMDKAVQQQLIDDHFLFKEGDRFLQAANACRYWPSGRGIYHNDNKTFLVWCNEEDHLRIISMQMGGDLGQVYRRLVTAVNDIEKRIPFSHHDRLGFLTFCPTNLGTTIRASVHIKVPKLAKDYAKLEATADKYNLQVRGTRGEHSEAEGGIYDISNKRRMGLTEFQAVKEMYDGISEIIKIEKSL
- the LOC120952971 gene encoding arginine kinase isoform X2; this encodes MGGCASKDKKDSKVVENETAAGTGGGTDAEAANGGEGNKSDTMVDAAVMEKMEAGFAKLAASDSKSLLKKYLTKEVFDALKNKKTSFGSTLLDCVQSGFENPDSGVGIYAPDAEAYSLFADLFDPIIEDYHKGFKKTDKHPASDFGDVNAFGNVDPTGEFVVSTRVRCGRSMEGYPFNPCLTEAQYKEMEGKVSTTLSGLEGELKGKFYPLTGMDKAVQQQLIDDHFLFKEGDRFLQAANACRYWPSGRGIYHNDNKTFLVWCNEEDHLRIISMQMGGDLGQVYRRLVTAVNDIEKRIPFSHHDRLGFLTFCPTNLGTTIRASVHIKVPKLAKDYAKLEATADKYNLQVRGTRGEHSEAEGGIYDISNKRRMGLTEFQAVKEMYDGISEIIKIEKSL